The Paenibacillus sp. MBLB1832 genome has a window encoding:
- a CDS encoding substrate-binding domain-containing protein, producing the protein MRRLVRMGHSNILYVGDALDQRGFVIRWQAFAEAMKEAGNPVESKEHAIERDGTEGWLKDFERLYETRKPTAVICGIDEEAAPVYHTLRRLGVRVPQEVSLVALLNEQSDTLPLCSRPQLPIREAGYRAADRMLWRIANPHLPFEHVRLQGDFFAGSTIQRLV; encoded by the coding sequence GTGCGCAGGCTCGTGCGGATGGGGCACAGCAACATTCTTTATGTTGGGGATGCGTTGGATCAACGCGGTTTTGTTATTCGATGGCAGGCGTTTGCGGAAGCGATGAAAGAGGCTGGCAACCCAGTGGAGTCAAAGGAACACGCCATTGAGCGCGATGGGACTGAGGGGTGGTTGAAGGATTTCGAAAGGTTGTATGAGACGCGCAAGCCGACGGCTGTGATCTGCGGAATTGACGAGGAAGCAGCGCCTGTCTACCATACGCTGCGTCGGTTAGGGGTTCGGGTGCCGCAGGAAGTTTCGCTCGTCGCGCTGCTCAATGAGCAAAGCGACACGCTGCCGCTCTGCTCTCGTCCGCAGCTGCCGATTCGTGAGGCTGGTTACCGCGCAGCGGATCGCATGCTCTGGCGGATTGCCAATCCGCATTTGCCTTTTGAGCATGTGCGGCTGCAGGGGGATTTTTTCGCGGGGAGTACGATACAGAGGTTAGTATAG